Proteins encoded in a region of the Enterococcus gilvus ATCC BAA-350 genome:
- a CDS encoding type 1 glutamine amidotransferase, whose amino-acid sequence MANYELNLAHLYGNLLNTYGDNGNLLTLNYYAKQMGIEIHSEIVSIYQAFDPDKYDFVFIGGGQDYEQVIVSKDIQDKKEDLTKYIENDGVILSICGGYQLLGHYYIGANGEKIDGIGALDHYTLSQDNHRFIGDIEIHNEEFGETYYGFENHNGRTFLGEGERPLGTIVKGNGNNGEDQGEGVIYKNVYGSYFHGPILARNKTLAVRLLHTALKNKYGEEVELPELP is encoded by the coding sequence GTGGCTAACTACGAATTGAACTTAGCACATTTATACGGAAATTTGTTAAACACTTATGGGGATAACGGCAATCTCTTGACGCTGAACTACTATGCTAAACAGATGGGTATTGAGATCCATTCAGAGATCGTCAGTATTTACCAAGCGTTTGATCCCGATAAATACGATTTCGTTTTTATTGGCGGCGGACAGGATTATGAGCAAGTGATCGTCTCAAAAGATATCCAAGATAAAAAGGAAGACTTGACTAAATATATCGAAAACGATGGTGTCATTCTATCTATTTGTGGCGGCTACCAATTGTTAGGCCATTACTATATCGGTGCAAATGGTGAAAAAATCGATGGTATCGGTGCGTTGGACCATTACACGCTAAGCCAAGATAATCATCGCTTCATCGGGGACATTGAGATCCATAATGAAGAATTTGGGGAAACCTACTATGGCTTTGAAAACCACAATGGCCGAACATTTTTAGGCGAAGGAGAACGCCCTCTTGGTACGATTGTTAAAGGCAACGGCAACAACGGCGAAGACCAAGGAGAAGGCGTCATCTATAAAAATGTTTATGGCTCTTACTTCCATGGCCCCATCTTAGCTCGAAATAAAACATTGGCGGTGCGTCTGCTTCATACCGCGCTTAAAAATAAATATGGCGAAGAGGTAGAACTGCCGGAATTGCCATAA
- a CDS encoding VOC family protein: protein MGNFQLGKLNLKTIAIRVRDRDAMIHFYRDIIGLHLLREENELAILGYKDPASELLWLEESPRANEHRGEIKKMQRVSLVVPNIEELANVYYRAEKEEYPIKSALQADEEKGLLFEDPEGNEIEIFYAPSKERSTSEPVQLDFEKLLKKATKREKIHEAYFDKIHLNVSDLNKQQAFLKNILGLTVYDESEEELLLNRGEFNVGLTNATGGTIDLPTDKVLGLDFLQFKVSKENLLELIHHLTEEQLEFFIDKKESLITIYDAAGIEWWFVLK, encoded by the coding sequence ATGGGAAATTTTCAATTAGGGAAACTTAATTTAAAAACGATCGCTATTCGTGTACGAGATCGTGATGCCATGATCCATTTTTATCGAGATATTATTGGACTGCATCTATTGCGTGAAGAAAACGAATTGGCGATTCTTGGATACAAAGATCCAGCAAGTGAACTGTTATGGTTAGAAGAGAGTCCTCGGGCAAATGAACACCGTGGGGAAATTAAAAAAATGCAGCGCGTGTCACTCGTGGTACCAAATATCGAAGAATTGGCGAACGTCTACTATCGAGCAGAAAAAGAGGAATATCCGATTAAATCTGCTTTACAGGCGGATGAAGAAAAAGGGCTGCTGTTTGAAGACCCTGAAGGAAATGAAATTGAGATTTTCTATGCGCCAAGTAAGGAACGTTCGACATCAGAGCCCGTTCAACTAGATTTTGAAAAGCTGCTGAAAAAGGCAACGAAGCGTGAAAAAATTCATGAGGCGTATTTTGACAAAATCCATTTGAATGTCAGCGACCTGAACAAGCAGCAAGCTTTTTTAAAAAATATTCTAGGTCTGACTGTATACGATGAGAGCGAAGAAGAATTGCTGTTGAATCGTGGGGAATTTAACGTGGGACTGACAAATGCGACAGGCGGTACGATCGATCTGCCGACGGATAAAGTCCTTGGCCTTGATTTTCTGCAATTCAAAGTTTCAAAAGAGAACTTATTAGAACTTATCCATCATTTAACGGAAGAACAATTAGAATTTTTCATCGACAAAAAAGAGTCCTTGATCACGATCTATGATGCAGCCGGCATCGAGTGGTGGTTCGTATTAAAATAG
- a CDS encoding rhodanese-like domain-containing protein — MYNSVTTKEFMALAEKEPLDVLDLRDPDFVDSFDLLENSKVTRIPLTQLPNRLSQLDKGKTYYLFTEFGGRSKTMAQFLRNKGFQVANVIGGTSAYRRYVAS; from the coding sequence ATGTATAACTCAGTAACAACAAAAGAATTTATGGCCCTTGCTGAAAAGGAACCCTTAGATGTTTTAGATTTGAGAGATCCTGATTTTGTAGATTCCTTTGATTTACTTGAAAATTCAAAGGTCACTCGTATTCCATTGACTCAGTTGCCCAATCGTTTAAGCCAGCTTGATAAAGGTAAAACGTATTACCTCTTTACCGAATTCGGAGGCCGTTCAAAAACGATGGCGCAATTTTTACGAAACAAAGGATTCCAAGTCGCAAACGTGATCGGCGGAACATCTGCCTATCGTCGTTATGTAGCAAGCTAA
- the manA gene encoding mannose-6-phosphate isomerase, class I: MEPLFLKPVFQEKIWGGDQLHTVFGFDIPNDKIGEDWAISGHPHGVSVVENGPYKGWKVSDLWSEHRELFGNAEGDVFPLLTKILDAEDDLSVQVHPDDSYGLKHEGELGKTECWYIINAKPGSEIVYGHNAKTREELAEMIKEERWDDLLRRVPVKQGDFFYVPSGTIHAIGKGIMILETQQSSDTTYRVYDYDRKDDQGNTRELHIQQSIDVTTVPAISPELEITESKKGRSSVITYLKTEFFNVYEWDVVGELSLKKEGDYTLVTVIEGYGNLIAEGQSYEMKPGTSCILPAQMTEWKVEGEMKIIASTPGTK, translated from the coding sequence ATGGAACCACTATTTTTAAAACCAGTTTTTCAAGAAAAAATTTGGGGAGGGGACCAATTACATACGGTCTTTGGGTTTGATATCCCTAACGACAAAATCGGGGAAGACTGGGCGATCAGCGGACATCCGCACGGCGTTAGTGTCGTAGAAAATGGCCCCTATAAAGGATGGAAGGTCAGTGACCTTTGGAGCGAACACCGCGAATTGTTTGGCAACGCAGAAGGCGATGTCTTTCCGCTACTTACAAAAATTTTAGATGCTGAAGATGACTTATCTGTTCAAGTGCATCCTGATGATAGCTACGGGTTGAAGCACGAGGGTGAATTAGGAAAAACAGAATGCTGGTACATTATCAATGCGAAACCAGGTTCAGAAATCGTTTATGGTCATAATGCGAAAACCCGTGAAGAACTAGCGGAAATGATCAAAGAAGAACGTTGGGACGATCTTTTGCGCCGCGTACCAGTGAAACAAGGGGATTTCTTCTACGTACCAAGTGGAACGATCCACGCAATCGGAAAAGGCATCATGATTTTAGAAACACAGCAAAGTTCGGATACAACTTACCGTGTCTATGATTATGATCGTAAGGATGATCAAGGAAATACCCGTGAATTGCACATCCAGCAATCCATCGACGTAACGACAGTCCCTGCAATCAGTCCAGAATTGGAAATCACTGAAAGCAAAAAGGGACGCTCTTCTGTCATCACGTATTTAAAAACAGAGTTCTTCAATGTCTATGAATGGGATGTTGTTGGTGAGCTGTCACTTAAAAAAGAAGGCGACTACACGTTGGTCACAGTTATTGAAGGATATGGCAATCTGATCGCAGAGGGTCAAAGCTACGAAATGAAGCCTGGCACAAGCTGCATTTTACCAGCACAAATGACTGAGTGGAAAGTAGAAGGCGAAATGAAGATCATCGCATCTACGCCTGGAACAAAATAA
- a CDS encoding serine hydrolase domain-containing protein, protein MYPETRHLIEEKRQAGVFPGAVFQFIENELEECHTLGFAQIEPTVIPMQEEFHFDVASLTKVVCTTTVMLRLKEAGKISWDQPLHELLSEFQNETITLRHLLTHTSDIQTYIPNRDQLTAEELRAAYLTLQPGDNLGKSVKYTDAGTILLGFLIEALYQKNAIEVFKEEVLRPLNMSDSLFLPQPPYNTIVPTQKLSDGRILKGSTHDPKARVLAEHAGNAGLFTNLKDLSKFAKMYLNLGRVSDMIYLHDKTIQELLHDQTPTGNGGRSIGWDLKQGSLDQTPLLFHTGYTGTFLLLDVTKRSAFLFLSNRVHTEDHRASYVAHRDEIITCYLNERTRVYQK, encoded by the coding sequence ATGTATCCTGAGACACGTCATTTAATAGAAGAAAAAAGGCAAGCGGGTGTTTTTCCTGGAGCTGTTTTTCAGTTTATCGAAAACGAGCTTGAGGAGTGTCACACACTCGGATTTGCACAGATTGAACCAACGGTGATTCCAATGCAGGAAGAGTTCCATTTTGATGTGGCTTCGCTGACAAAAGTCGTTTGTACGACCACGGTCATGCTTAGGCTGAAAGAAGCAGGCAAAATTTCTTGGGATCAGCCCCTTCATGAGCTGCTGTCAGAGTTTCAAAATGAGACGATCACATTGAGACACTTGCTCACCCATACATCAGACATCCAAACGTACATTCCAAACCGGGATCAGTTAACCGCTGAGGAACTGCGTGCGGCCTATCTGACGTTGCAGCCGGGAGACAATCTTGGAAAATCCGTGAAGTATACCGATGCAGGAACGATTTTGCTGGGGTTCTTGATCGAAGCCCTCTATCAAAAAAATGCGATCGAAGTGTTCAAGGAAGAAGTTCTACGCCCTTTGAATATGTCGGACAGCTTGTTTTTACCACAGCCGCCGTACAATACGATTGTCCCTACACAAAAATTGTCAGACGGGCGTATTTTGAAAGGATCGACTCACGACCCAAAGGCACGTGTTTTGGCAGAACATGCTGGAAACGCAGGGCTATTTACAAATCTGAAAGATTTAAGCAAATTTGCAAAAATGTATTTGAATCTTGGGCGTGTTAGCGATATGATTTATTTGCATGACAAGACAATCCAAGAACTGCTTCATGATCAGACGCCAACAGGAAACGGGGGGCGTTCCATCGGGTGGGACTTGAAACAGGGTTCGTTGGATCAGACGCCCTTGCTTTTTCATACCGGCTATACCGGAACCTTTCTATTATTGGACGTCACAAAACGATCCGCGTTTCTCTTTCTGTCAAATCGTGTTCATACAGAAGATCATCGCGCCAGCTATGTTGCCCATCGTGATGAGATAATCACCTGTTATTTAAATGAACGAACAAGAGTGTATCAAAAATAA
- a CDS encoding NAD(P)H-dependent oxidoreductase, whose translation MANVLVVNAHPLSAEDSQTVSVLETFIEAHQASHPEDVFTMLDLYYTDIPEIDGDLLSAWKSLQKGTDFTELSNVQQEKVRVFNEFTDQFLASEKIVIANALWNLNIPTRLKAWFDTINVAGKTFKYTAEGPTGLITDKKAVHIQSSGGTYNGQDFSAQYVKGMMNFIGITDFDSIYIEGADYDPSKAPEIMNAAKEKAKSLAAQF comes from the coding sequence TTGGCAAATGTTTTAGTAGTGAATGCTCACCCGTTGTCCGCAGAAGACTCTCAAACTGTAAGTGTTTTGGAAACTTTCATCGAGGCACATCAAGCTAGTCATCCAGAAGATGTTTTCACCATGTTAGATTTGTATTATACAGATATTCCAGAAATTGACGGCGACTTATTATCCGCTTGGAAATCGCTTCAAAAGGGAACTGATTTTACAGAATTAAGTAATGTTCAACAAGAAAAAGTTCGTGTCTTTAATGAATTTACTGATCAATTTTTAGCTAGTGAAAAAATCGTTATCGCCAACGCTTTGTGGAATTTAAACATTCCTACACGATTAAAAGCATGGTTTGATACGATCAACGTGGCAGGTAAAACCTTTAAGTATACTGCAGAAGGTCCTACCGGTTTGATAACTGATAAGAAAGCTGTTCATATACAATCAAGTGGCGGTACATATAATGGTCAAGATTTCTCAGCGCAATACGTTAAGGGAATGATGAATTTTATTGGTATCACTGATTTTGATTCCATTTACATTGAAGGTGCGGATTATGATCCATCAAAAGCACCTGAGATCATGAATGCGGCAAAAGAAAAAGCCAAATCATTGGCTGCGCAGTTTTAA